The Marinobacter subterrani genome has a segment encoding these proteins:
- a CDS encoding DEAD/DEAH box helicase produces MTSDPKHTGDLRFSELNLDKRLLDAITAIGFEYCTPIQAETLPWTLACEDLIGQAQTGTGKTAAFLITAIQSLLETPIPENDRFASEPRVLALAPTRELAMQIAKDAEQLCQHTGHNVVTVVGGMNYDKQRDQLQNEIVDILVATPGRLIDFLGSQDVFLDQLDILILDEADRMLDMGFIPDVKRIIRKCTPKDERQTLLFSATFNQDVLNLASMWTSNAEFVEIEPEQKTAERVEQTVYLVGDDEKLPVLVNFLKRPEVEKALVFANRRDQCRDLEEDLRNQGVKVALMSGEIAQNKRLKTLDQFKKGSIQVLVATDVAGRGIHVNGVTHVFNYNLPENAEDYVHRIGRTGRAGKHGVSISFAGEDDSFSLPAIESYISQKLKTAVPDEALMVPMDNPPITRKRGRRPQGQGGRGGPGGRNQRQRRN; encoded by the coding sequence ATGACATCTGACCCAAAACACACCGGCGACCTCAGGTTCAGCGAGCTGAACCTGGACAAGCGTTTGCTGGATGCGATAACGGCCATTGGTTTTGAATACTGCACACCCATCCAGGCGGAAACCCTGCCGTGGACACTGGCCTGTGAGGATCTCATCGGCCAGGCCCAGACCGGCACTGGTAAAACCGCAGCGTTTCTGATCACGGCGATTCAGAGCCTGCTGGAAACCCCCATTCCCGAAAACGACCGGTTTGCTTCGGAGCCCCGGGTTCTGGCCCTGGCGCCCACCCGTGAGCTTGCCATGCAGATTGCCAAGGATGCCGAGCAGTTGTGCCAGCATACCGGCCACAATGTGGTAACGGTTGTGGGCGGAATGAACTACGACAAGCAGCGGGATCAGTTGCAGAACGAGATCGTCGACATTCTGGTGGCCACGCCCGGCCGCCTGATTGATTTTCTTGGCTCCCAGGACGTATTCCTCGATCAGCTTGATATCCTGATCCTGGATGAAGCCGACCGTATGCTCGATATGGGCTTCATCCCCGATGTGAAGCGAATTATCCGCAAATGCACGCCCAAGGATGAGCGCCAGACGCTGCTGTTCAGTGCCACCTTCAATCAGGACGTGCTCAACCTTGCGTCCATGTGGACCAGCAATGCCGAATTCGTGGAGATCGAGCCCGAGCAGAAAACCGCCGAGCGGGTGGAGCAGACCGTCTACCTGGTAGGCGACGACGAAAAGCTGCCGGTGCTGGTGAACTTCCTGAAACGGCCGGAAGTGGAAAAGGCGCTGGTGTTTGCCAATCGGCGTGATCAGTGCCGAGATCTTGAGGAAGACCTCCGGAACCAGGGCGTGAAGGTGGCCCTGATGTCGGGCGAGATTGCCCAGAACAAACGCCTCAAGACGCTGGACCAGTTCAAGAAGGGCAGTATCCAGGTGCTGGTCGCCACCGATGTCGCTGGCCGGGGCATCCATGTGAACGGCGTAACCCACGTGTTCAACTACAATCTTCCGGAAAACGCCGAGGACTACGTGCATCGCATCGGCCGTACCGGCAGGGCCGGGAAACACGGGGTCTCCATAAGTTTTGCCGGTGAGGATGACTCCTTCTCGCTGCCAGCCATCGAGTCCTATATCAGCCAGAAGCTGAAAACCGCCGTGCCGGATGAAGCGCTGATGGTGCCCATGGACAACCCGCCCATTACCCGCAAGCGGGGCCGTCGTCCTCAGGGGCAGGGCGGACGCGGTGGTCCGGGCGGCCGCAACCAGCGTCAGCGCCGGAACTGA
- a CDS encoding cupin domain-containing protein, which yields MDMLGGLTPSEFLRDYWQKKPLVIRRAFPGFQCPVSADELAGLACEEGVESRIVIENDDGKPWQLHNGPFAPDRFSELPEQDWTLLVQGLDHWVPEIADLLEHFRFVPNWRLDDIMASYAPKGGSVGPHYDQYDVFLLQAQGHRRWTFGGHCDHTSPRVEGTPLRILSSWDGEETVTLAPGDMLYLPPGIGHHGVAEDDCITLSVGFRAPTIDDVLTGFTDFLCNQSDASDHLNDPDLQVQDNPGTIQPDVIDRLETVIREKLGDRRQLALWFGQYSTAPKSMDIVVPAEEPASAEDLAKAIHTGEQMRWNEGSRFAYYEFASETALFVDGEQFLLKGEACPLAPLLCSAARIDMAALARFADDEALLGLLITLYNQGSVYFE from the coding sequence ATGGACATGCTTGGCGGACTGACCCCTTCTGAATTCCTGCGGGATTACTGGCAGAAGAAGCCACTGGTTATCCGCCGGGCGTTTCCCGGTTTCCAGTGCCCGGTGAGTGCCGATGAGCTGGCGGGGCTGGCCTGTGAAGAGGGCGTGGAATCCCGGATTGTCATCGAAAACGACGACGGCAAGCCCTGGCAACTCCACAACGGCCCCTTTGCCCCGGACCGGTTCAGTGAATTGCCGGAGCAGGACTGGACCCTGCTGGTTCAGGGCCTCGACCACTGGGTGCCGGAGATCGCCGATCTGCTTGAGCATTTCCGCTTCGTTCCGAACTGGCGCCTGGACGACATCATGGCCAGTTATGCGCCCAAAGGCGGCAGTGTTGGCCCTCACTACGACCAGTACGACGTCTTCCTGCTCCAGGCCCAGGGACACCGCCGCTGGACCTTTGGCGGCCACTGCGACCACACCTCACCCAGAGTGGAAGGCACCCCGCTCCGGATACTGAGCAGTTGGGATGGCGAGGAAACGGTCACCCTGGCCCCGGGCGACATGCTGTACCTGCCACCCGGCATCGGGCACCACGGAGTAGCCGAAGACGATTGCATAACACTGTCCGTGGGGTTCAGGGCGCCGACCATCGACGATGTTCTGACCGGATTCACCGACTTTCTGTGCAACCAGTCAGACGCCTCGGACCACCTCAACGATCCGGACCTGCAGGTTCAGGACAACCCGGGCACCATCCAGCCCGATGTGATTGACCGTCTTGAGACCGTTATCCGGGAAAAACTCGGCGACCGCCGGCAGCTTGCCCTCTGGTTCGGCCAGTATTCCACCGCTCCGAAAAGCATGGACATCGTGGTACCTGCCGAGGAGCCGGCCTCCGCGGAGGACCTTGCCAAGGCGATCCATACCGGCGAGCAGATGCGCTGGAACGAAGGCTCCCGCTTCGCCTACTACGAGTTTGCCAGTGAAACTGCCCTGTTTGTGGACGGCGAGCAATTCCTGCTCAAAGGCGAGGCGTGCCCGCTCGCCCCGCTACTGTGTTCCGCCGCCCGCATTGACATGGCGGCGCTGGCCCGCTTTGCTGACGACGAGGCATTGCTTGGTCTTCTGATCACGCTTTACAATCAGGGTTCTGTGTACTTCGAGTAA
- the htpX gene encoding protease HtpX, which produces MRILLFLATNLAVILVASFTLQLLGVDSYLAQNGIQYGSLLAFAAVFGFAGAIISLLMSKPMAKWSTRARVIDSPKTPAERWLVETIAELAKNAGIGMPEVAIFPASQSNAFATGWNRNSALVAVSEGLLQRFNKDEIRAVLGHEIGHVANGDMVTLALIQGVVNTFVIFASRVIGSLVDRVVFRNENGHGFGFFAVSIVAEIVLGILASTIVFWFSRRREFRADIAGAQLAGRSAMISALARLKQESEVPDQMPDTLQAFGINRGARGGLSALFMTHPPLDVRIQALQSAKL; this is translated from the coding sequence ATGCGTATTCTGCTGTTTCTGGCAACCAACCTTGCCGTGATCCTTGTCGCCAGCTTCACGCTTCAACTGCTGGGCGTGGACAGCTACCTCGCCCAGAACGGGATCCAGTATGGCTCGTTACTGGCTTTTGCCGCCGTCTTCGGGTTTGCCGGCGCCATCATTTCCCTGCTCATGTCCAAACCGATGGCCAAGTGGAGCACCCGGGCAAGGGTGATTGACTCCCCGAAAACGCCCGCCGAGCGCTGGCTGGTCGAAACCATCGCCGAACTGGCTAAAAATGCGGGCATCGGCATGCCGGAGGTGGCCATCTTTCCGGCCTCGCAGTCCAACGCTTTCGCAACCGGATGGAACAGGAACAGCGCACTGGTTGCCGTCAGCGAAGGCCTTCTGCAACGTTTCAACAAAGACGAGATCCGGGCGGTGCTTGGCCATGAAATTGGACACGTCGCCAACGGCGACATGGTGACCCTGGCGTTGATTCAGGGCGTGGTGAATACCTTCGTGATATTCGCCTCCCGGGTAATCGGCTCGCTGGTGGACCGGGTGGTGTTCAGGAATGAAAATGGTCACGGCTTCGGCTTTTTTGCGGTCAGTATCGTGGCCGAGATCGTACTGGGCATACTGGCCAGTACCATTGTGTTCTGGTTCTCACGCCGCCGGGAATTCCGGGCCGACATCGCAGGAGCCCAGCTGGCCGGACGTTCAGCAATGATCAGTGCGCTGGCACGGCTCAAGCAGGAAAGCGAAGTCCCGGACCAGATGCCCGACACCCTGCAGGCGTTCGGTATCAATCGCGGTGCCCGGGGCGGATTAAGCGCGCTCTTCATGACCCACCCTCCGCTGGACGTCCGTATACAGGCCTTGCAGAGCGCAAAGCTGTAA
- the pdxB gene encoding 4-phosphoerythronate dehydrogenase PdxB has protein sequence MLIVADENIPLLDEFFGDIGEIRRVAGRSMTAGDLRDADVLLVRSVTRVNRELLDGSRVRFVGTATIGTDHVDLDWLERQGIRFSAAPGCNANSVAEYVLSVLSLYAEKRGLDDWSQLTVGIVGVGNVGGELARRLKRLGFDVRLCDPPRAESEDQGSAFVTLAQAMKCDVVTLHTPLTRQGSHPTFHMVGQQALDGLGESQLLINSGRGEVIDSAALLTRLGRGHAPTVALDVWEQEPRVDPGLLDQVWLATPHIAGYSLEGKVQGTEMIYRALSRSLGLPVRKTANQFLPEPALSTLSFTRSASEVEATRIALRAGYDPRRDDTRFRHAMTGSVEERAAAFDRLRRHYPVRRENSSLEIRFEGANKALRDRFQAMGFKLTS, from the coding sequence ATGCTGATCGTGGCAGACGAAAACATTCCGTTACTGGACGAATTTTTCGGCGATATCGGTGAGATTCGCCGAGTTGCCGGCCGCTCCATGACCGCCGGGGATCTTCGGGATGCCGATGTCCTGCTGGTGCGCTCCGTTACCCGGGTCAACCGCGAGCTGCTGGACGGCAGTCGGGTGCGCTTCGTGGGTACCGCGACCATTGGCACCGACCACGTGGATCTGGACTGGCTTGAACGCCAGGGTATCCGGTTTTCGGCTGCGCCTGGTTGCAATGCCAACAGTGTTGCCGAGTACGTGCTATCGGTATTGTCGCTTTATGCCGAGAAGCGGGGTCTGGACGACTGGTCGCAGTTGACGGTCGGTATCGTCGGCGTGGGTAACGTCGGTGGCGAGCTGGCGCGCAGGCTCAAAAGACTCGGTTTTGACGTGCGGCTTTGCGACCCGCCACGGGCAGAAAGCGAAGACCAGGGCTCGGCATTTGTCACCCTCGCACAGGCCATGAAGTGCGATGTAGTTACCCTGCATACACCGCTGACCCGCCAGGGTAGCCATCCGACGTTCCATATGGTTGGCCAGCAGGCGCTGGATGGCCTGGGCGAAAGCCAGCTGCTTATCAACTCGGGGCGAGGTGAGGTGATTGACTCGGCCGCGCTGCTGACCCGCCTCGGGCGCGGACATGCGCCCACCGTGGCGCTGGATGTCTGGGAACAGGAGCCGCGGGTCGATCCTGGCCTCCTTGATCAGGTATGGCTGGCAACACCGCATATCGCCGGGTACAGCCTGGAGGGAAAGGTACAGGGGACCGAAATGATTTACCGGGCACTGAGTCGGTCGCTGGGTTTGCCGGTTCGCAAAACGGCGAACCAGTTTCTGCCGGAACCCGCCCTCAGCACGCTCTCTTTCACCCGCTCTGCCAGTGAAGTAGAGGCCACCCGCATTGCACTGCGAGCCGGCTACGATCCCCGCCGGGACGATACCCGGTTCCGGCATGCCATGACCGGTTCGGTTGAGGAGCGGGCCGCGGCTTTCGATCGGCTTCGCCGGCACTACCCGGTACGCCGGGAGAATTCCAGCCTGGAGATCCGGTTTGAGGGTGCGAATAAAGCGCTCCGGGACCGTTTTCAGGCAATGGGCTTCAAGCTGACATCCTGA
- a CDS encoding LysR family transcriptional regulator — protein sequence MDISRVDLNLLVYLDVLLRERNVTKAANHLGITQPAMSNGLRRLRDLFSDPLLVRTSEGMTATERARELQPLVRGILSDIEQAVQEKTPFSALESQRVFRIMASDYAESCLMPRVLRRIRQEAPQVTLDVLTPSDVSFLDVEQGRLDMAINRFDKIPQSFHQKTLWPEYFACLMNARNPLLREPFTLDTYLDASHIWVSKTGFGVGVGVNPKDVQRLGWVDEALSRMGRKRQISVFTRHYQVAMLLAEQHDLIATLPSRAAWLQKDNPNLVVKVPPFEIPPFELKMAWSPLLQHNADHQWLRKLIAEVATEVDTEFAPFGARFEAPDTPQAHHSER from the coding sequence GTGGATATTTCCCGTGTTGATCTGAATCTCCTCGTCTACCTCGATGTGCTGTTGCGCGAACGGAATGTCACCAAAGCGGCCAATCATCTCGGTATCACCCAGCCGGCCATGAGCAATGGGCTGAGGCGGTTGAGGGACCTGTTCAGCGATCCGCTGCTGGTGCGAACCAGTGAGGGTATGACGGCCACCGAGCGTGCCCGTGAGCTGCAACCGCTGGTACGTGGAATTCTTTCGGATATCGAACAGGCGGTACAGGAAAAGACCCCGTTCTCGGCCCTGGAGAGTCAGCGGGTGTTCCGGATCATGGCCAGTGACTACGCCGAATCCTGCCTGATGCCCCGGGTGCTCAGGCGGATCCGGCAGGAAGCGCCGCAGGTGACTCTGGATGTTCTGACCCCAAGTGACGTCAGCTTTCTTGACGTGGAGCAGGGCCGGCTGGATATGGCGATTAACCGGTTCGACAAGATTCCCCAGTCGTTTCACCAGAAAACCCTCTGGCCCGAGTATTTCGCCTGCCTGATGAATGCCCGTAACCCCTTGCTCAGAGAACCCTTTACGCTGGATACCTACCTGGATGCCAGCCACATCTGGGTCAGCAAGACCGGGTTCGGCGTCGGGGTCGGGGTTAACCCGAAAGATGTCCAGCGTCTGGGGTGGGTGGATGAGGCCCTGTCCCGGATGGGACGCAAGCGGCAGATTTCGGTATTCACCCGGCATTATCAGGTGGCCATGCTACTGGCGGAACAGCATGACCTGATCGCCACGCTTCCATCCCGCGCTGCCTGGCTGCAGAAAGACAATCCGAACCTGGTGGTCAAGGTGCCGCCTTTCGAGATTCCACCGTTCGAACTGAAAATGGCCTGGAGCCCGCTTTTGCAGCACAATGCGGATCATCAGTGGCTGCGCAAGCTGATCGCGGAAGTGGCCACTGAAGTGGATACCGAGTTCGCCCCGTTCGGGGCCAGGTTCGAGGCGCCGGACACGCCCCAGGCCCATCACTCAGAGCGGTAG
- a CDS encoding glutathione peroxidase: protein MAGNTIYDFEVTDIKGNQKSMADYQGRVLLIVNTASKCGFTPQFEGLQSLHTELGGRGFEVLGFPCNQFLNQDPGNDDAISQFCSLNYGVDFPMFSKIEVNGDGAHPLFRFLKREARGLMGSEKVKWNFTKFLVGPDGKVVRRYPPTTKPGDIRADIEKLLPA, encoded by the coding sequence ATGGCTGGCAATACGATTTACGACTTCGAAGTTACGGATATCAAAGGCAATCAGAAAAGCATGGCCGACTATCAGGGCAGGGTGCTGCTGATTGTTAACACCGCCAGCAAGTGTGGCTTCACACCGCAATTCGAGGGGCTTCAGTCGCTCCATACCGAACTTGGCGGACGGGGCTTCGAGGTGCTGGGCTTTCCCTGCAACCAGTTCCTCAACCAGGACCCGGGCAATGACGACGCGATCAGCCAGTTCTGCAGTCTCAACTACGGCGTCGATTTCCCCATGTTTTCCAAGATTGAAGTCAACGGCGACGGCGCCCATCCACTGTTCCGCTTTCTCAAGCGTGAAGCCAGGGGGTTGATGGGGTCGGAAAAAGTGAAGTGGAACTTCACCAAGTTTCTGGTGGGGCCCGATGGCAAGGTGGTCCGCCGTTACCCGCCGACAACCAAGCCCGGGGATATCCGGGCTGACATCGAGAAGTTACTGCCGGCATGA
- a CDS encoding MarR family winged helix-turn-helix transcriptional regulator, with translation MTGKPGSEGDLLDLDNQVCFALYAANRAVTARYRPLLKDLGLTYPQYLVMLVLWEQARLGRLTRVSDLAARLRLDSGTLTPLLKRLAERGLVSRARNQHDERVVTVSLTESGRGLQDQAEQIPGRLLCGIDVAPERLLALRNELRQVLTVLEGQAGASD, from the coding sequence ATGACAGGAAAACCCGGATCAGAGGGCGATCTGCTGGACCTTGATAACCAGGTCTGTTTTGCCCTGTATGCCGCAAACAGGGCGGTAACGGCCCGCTACCGCCCCCTGTTAAAGGACCTTGGCCTGACCTATCCACAATACCTGGTAATGTTGGTGCTTTGGGAGCAGGCAAGACTTGGCCGGCTGACCAGGGTTTCTGACCTGGCGGCGAGGCTTCGGCTGGACTCGGGAACCCTGACGCCCCTCTTGAAGCGGCTGGCAGAGCGGGGGCTGGTGAGCCGCGCCCGAAACCAGCATGACGAGCGTGTGGTGACGGTTTCCCTGACCGAATCAGGGCGCGGCCTGCAGGACCAGGCTGAGCAGATTCCCGGTCGCCTGTTGTGTGGTATTGATGTGGCGCCGGAACGGCTGCTGGCCCTGAGAAATGAGCTCAGGCAGGTCCTGACGGTTCTTGAGGGACAGGCGGGCGCCAGCGATTGA
- a CDS encoding GNAT family N-acetyltransferase, translating to MNIRFRKYSWQLAPASVQEIRQKVFIDEQKVPPELEWDETDEIADHYLAVLPDNTPAGVARLFSTLEETGHIGRMAILPQYRGQGIGEVLLRHLIAESAGRFSELRLSAQEHAIPFYQRSGFHVCSDVYDDAGIPHFDMRCLAPYLAVEKLSDRNQPLILGCDGDSWLFDTEARLLGLMDSVVGQAGQRLWLYDRLLEHDLYDRHRFRDLISALARRHRLSEVRLLIHDDKPLVKRRHTLVELMRRLPSRMELRLVNEDYPVADQPFILADREGVVYRHDFYKPEGFAKFSDGGRVKLLSENFQRMWDAARPSLELRELPL from the coding sequence ATGAATATCCGATTCAGAAAATACAGTTGGCAACTAGCCCCGGCATCGGTCCAGGAGATCCGGCAAAAGGTTTTTATCGACGAGCAGAAGGTTCCTCCGGAGCTGGAGTGGGATGAAACCGACGAAATTGCCGATCATTACCTGGCGGTTCTTCCCGACAATACGCCCGCTGGCGTCGCCCGGCTGTTTTCAACCCTGGAAGAAACCGGCCATATCGGTCGCATGGCGATTTTGCCGCAGTATCGGGGACAGGGCATCGGGGAAGTCCTGCTGAGGCATTTGATTGCAGAATCCGCCGGGCGGTTTTCCGAGCTCAGGCTTTCTGCCCAGGAGCACGCCATTCCCTTCTATCAGCGCTCAGGCTTCCATGTCTGTTCGGACGTTTATGACGACGCCGGCATTCCTCACTTTGACATGCGCTGCCTGGCACCGTATCTGGCTGTTGAGAAGCTCAGCGACAGGAATCAGCCGCTAATTTTGGGCTGTGACGGGGATTCCTGGCTGTTTGATACCGAAGCCCGGCTGCTGGGGCTGATGGATTCCGTGGTGGGCCAGGCCGGCCAGCGCCTCTGGCTGTATGATCGCCTGCTTGAGCATGACCTGTATGACCGGCATCGGTTCCGGGACTTGATCTCCGCCCTCGCCCGGCGGCACCGGCTCAGCGAGGTCAGGCTATTGATCCATGACGACAAGCCTCTGGTGAAACGTCGACACACGCTGGTGGAGCTGATGCGTCGGCTGCCGAGCCGCATGGAGCTTCGGCTGGTCAATGAGGACTATCCGGTTGCGGACCAGCCATTCATTCTCGCGGATCGCGAAGGCGTGGTATACCGGCATGACTTTTACAAGCCGGAAGGTTTTGCCAAGTTCTCCGACGGCGGTCGGGTGAAGCTGCTGTCTGAAAATTTCCAGCGTATGTGGGATGCGGCGCGCCCTTCCCTGGAACTCCGGGAACTACCGCTCTGA
- a CDS encoding ATP-binding protein, translating into MSNRFRQRLSYRLTRDTVLVAMALGLVLNVVQIGLDYFSARASMENEIHALVDISKSPASQIAYNIDVRLAEELLDGLLRHPAMIDARIVDNDNHTMAASSKSSPDSPYRWVSDLLFGADRVFRQELSVPQLEDLPLGELVLTIDTYHYGSQFLERAGYTLVSGLFKSLILSAALLTIFYFVLTRPMLNVISALSQVRASSPEKVRLPIPANHREDEIGTMVGIINQHLETIDSTLAQLRQAESAMKNYSAQLEQEVADRTREISEKNRALQRGNRALVKAKEDAVRRARARANFLASMSHEIRTPLNGVLGMLGLALEGDLDSEQRNRLEIALNAGESLLGLLNDILDISKVEAGKLSLENIPFSIRQLIEECATLHAQQARRKGIYLETDIDPELPERFLGDPTRTRQVLNNLLSNAIKFTDEGGVRVRTGYSGGSLRIDVVDTGIGMSKQGLHRIFSPFSQADAETTRLYGGTGLGLTLCRQLVERMHGQILVDSREGSGTHFTVTLPLPVHDAAPAAVNSTVPNGRPDFTSAALQPETDQPLSILLVEDNRVNQLVASSLLKKLGHETDHAENGQRAIHALEQKHYDMVLMDCQMPVMDGYEATQRIRQNPEWRDLPIIAVTANVMQGDREDCLASGMNDYITKPYKRDDLRAVINRWRPPVPQEPSGPA; encoded by the coding sequence GTGAGCAATCGCTTCAGACAGCGGCTTTCCTACCGCCTTACCCGTGACACCGTGCTGGTTGCGATGGCTCTGGGTCTGGTGCTCAATGTCGTCCAGATCGGGCTCGACTATTTCAGCGCCAGGGCATCCATGGAGAACGAGATCCACGCCCTGGTCGATATCAGCAAAAGCCCGGCGTCCCAGATTGCCTACAACATCGACGTACGGTTGGCCGAAGAGTTGCTGGACGGCCTGCTCAGACACCCGGCAATGATTGATGCCCGAATCGTCGATAATGACAACCACACCATGGCCGCCTCCAGCAAGAGTAGCCCGGACTCGCCCTACCGTTGGGTCAGCGATCTGCTGTTCGGGGCCGACAGGGTGTTTCGGCAGGAACTGAGCGTGCCACAGCTCGAGGACCTGCCGCTCGGGGAACTCGTCCTCACCATCGATACCTATCATTATGGCTCCCAGTTCCTTGAACGGGCCGGCTACACTCTGGTTAGCGGGCTTTTTAAAAGCCTTATCCTGTCAGCTGCGCTGCTCACCATTTTCTATTTCGTACTTACCCGGCCGATGCTGAACGTTATCAGCGCTCTCAGCCAGGTGCGCGCCAGCTCTCCCGAGAAAGTCAGGTTACCGATTCCGGCGAATCACCGGGAAGACGAAATCGGAACCATGGTCGGCATCATCAACCAGCACCTGGAAACCATTGATTCCACACTGGCCCAGCTCCGGCAGGCCGAGAGCGCCATGAAGAACTACTCCGCCCAGCTCGAACAGGAGGTGGCGGACCGGACCCGGGAAATCTCGGAGAAGAACCGGGCCCTGCAACGGGGTAACCGCGCCCTGGTAAAAGCCAAGGAAGACGCCGTGCGCCGAGCCCGGGCCAGAGCCAATTTCCTGGCCAGCATGAGCCACGAGATCCGCACCCCCCTCAATGGCGTTCTGGGGATGCTCGGCCTGGCGCTTGAGGGCGATCTCGATTCCGAGCAGCGCAACCGGCTGGAGATCGCGCTGAATGCCGGTGAGAGTCTGCTGGGCCTGCTGAACGATATTCTGGACATTTCAAAGGTGGAAGCCGGCAAGCTTAGCCTCGAAAACATCCCGTTCAGCATCCGGCAACTGATCGAGGAGTGCGCAACACTCCATGCCCAACAAGCCCGCAGGAAGGGCATTTACCTGGAAACCGATATTGATCCGGAACTGCCTGAACGCTTTCTGGGCGACCCGACCCGAACCCGGCAGGTGCTCAACAATTTGCTCAGCAATGCCATCAAGTTTACCGACGAAGGCGGCGTCCGGGTGCGGACAGGCTATTCTGGCGGCAGCCTCAGAATCGACGTTGTTGATACTGGCATCGGCATGTCGAAACAGGGCCTGCACCGGATTTTCTCGCCCTTCTCGCAAGCCGACGCAGAGACTACCCGGCTTTATGGCGGCACCGGCCTTGGCCTGACGCTCTGTCGCCAGCTGGTGGAACGTATGCACGGCCAGATTCTGGTGGACTCCCGGGAGGGCAGCGGCACCCATTTTACCGTCACCCTGCCGCTACCTGTTCATGATGCCGCGCCTGCCGCCGTGAATTCGACTGTCCCGAATGGCCGCCCCGATTTTACCAGTGCGGCATTGCAACCGGAGACTGATCAGCCACTGTCGATTCTTCTGGTAGAAGACAACCGGGTCAACCAACTGGTGGCCAGCAGCCTGCTCAAAAAGCTTGGCCACGAGACAGACCATGCAGAAAACGGCCAGAGAGCCATTCACGCGCTGGAGCAGAAGCACTACGACATGGTGCTGATGGACTGCCAGATGCCCGTGATGGACGGCTACGAGGCGACTCAGCGGATACGCCAGAACCCGGAATGGAGAGACCTGCCCATCATCGCGGTGACCGCCAATGTCATGCAGGGCGATCGAGAGGACTGCCTGGCCTCAGGCATGAATGATTACATCACCAAACCCTACAAGCGCGATGATCTGAGGGCGGTGATCAATCGCTGGCGCCCGCCTGTCCCTCAAGAACCGTCAGGACCTGCCTGA
- a CDS encoding pyridoxal phosphate-dependent aminotransferase: MQNYHKSAKLDNVCYEIRGVVLREARRLEEEGHRVLKLNIGNPAAFELDVPEEIQQDVIYNMHLAQGYVESKGLFSARKAVMHYCQQRGIDKVDIDDIYLGNGVSELIVMSMQAMLNTGDEVLIPAPDYPLWTAAVTLSSGKPVHYRCDEQQDWFPDIDDIRKKITRRTRAIVLINPNNPTGAVYSKELLEQVIDLARKHNLIVLSDEIYDKILYDGTQHISTASLADDVLFFTYNGLSKNYRAAGYRSGWMIVSGAKHRARDLIEGIEMLSNMRLCANVPAQLAIQTALGGYQSINDLVAPGGRLFEQRETAWRMLNDIPGVSCVKPQGALYLFPKLDPKRFPIVNDEKLVLDLLLQEKILLVQGSAFNVDDKQHLRVVFLPREDTLEDAMGRLGNFLTNYQQ, translated from the coding sequence ATGCAGAACTACCATAAATCCGCCAAGCTGGATAACGTGTGTTATGAGATACGTGGCGTAGTTCTGCGGGAAGCGCGGCGGCTGGAGGAAGAAGGCCACCGGGTCCTCAAGCTGAATATCGGCAACCCTGCCGCGTTTGAGCTGGATGTACCGGAAGAAATCCAGCAGGACGTTATTTACAACATGCACCTTGCCCAGGGCTACGTGGAATCAAAGGGCCTGTTTTCTGCCCGCAAGGCGGTCATGCATTACTGCCAGCAACGGGGCATCGATAAGGTCGATATTGACGACATCTACCTTGGCAATGGCGTCAGCGAACTGATCGTCATGTCCATGCAGGCGATGCTCAATACCGGCGATGAGGTACTCATCCCGGCCCCGGATTACCCGCTGTGGACGGCCGCTGTGACCCTGTCCAGCGGCAAGCCCGTGCACTATCGCTGTGATGAACAGCAGGACTGGTTTCCGGACATCGACGATATTCGCAAGAAGATCACCCGTCGAACCCGCGCGATTGTTCTGATCAATCCGAACAACCCGACCGGCGCGGTGTATTCTAAAGAGCTTCTGGAGCAGGTCATCGACCTCGCCCGCAAACACAACCTTATCGTTCTGTCCGATGAGATCTATGACAAGATTCTCTACGATGGCACCCAGCATATTTCCACTGCCTCACTGGCCGACGACGTTCTGTTCTTCACCTACAATGGCCTGTCCAAGAATTACCGGGCGGCCGGGTATCGCTCGGGCTGGATGATTGTCAGCGGGGCCAAACACCGCGCCCGGGATCTGATTGAGGGCATCGAGATGCTCTCCAACATGCGCCTGTGCGCAAACGTTCCGGCGCAACTGGCCATACAGACGGCACTGGGTGGGTACCAGTCGATCAATGACCTGGTTGCTCCGGGCGGGCGGCTCTTCGAACAGAGAGAGACAGCCTGGCGGATGCTCAACGATATTCCGGGCGTAAGCTGCGTAAAACCCCAGGGCGCGCTCTATCTCTTCCCGAAGCTGGATCCCAAGCGCTTCCCCATCGTCAATGATGAAAAGCTGGTGCTGGACCTGTTGCTGCAGGAAAAAATTCTTCTGGTTCAGGGGTCGGCATTCAACGTTGATGACAAACAGCATCTCAGGGTGGTTTTCCTGCCCCGGGAAGACACCCTGGAAGATGCCATGGGCCGGCTCGGAAACTTCCTGACCAATTACCAACAGTAG